TCTAATGCTCTCACAAGAGATATGTTTAAGTAacgaaataatttaatttttagctTATTAAATGGGTCACAATAGTAATCCACCGAACATAAAATGTAGAATAAGGCCAACCAAGTCGTTACAGACTTACAGCTAGagtaaatatttacaaattttaagCAAAAGAGACTTCTATGAAAAGAGACCTTTTAACAAGTGGAAAGCCTGCTATATTAGTAATATAGCTCAAAAGGGTTCAAATTTTCGTTTTCCCTTTTGCGTAAAGTGCCTGTAATTTGTAGTGTATTATACTATATGCATATGAATGATAGATATTTTAGAACCGAAGATGCACTTATTAGTTTAGTTTTTTCTAGGTAATATATTAACTTCAATGAGCCTTTTTTTATAAAAGGTGTATCTTGATATAAAGTTCGATTAAAATTTCCCTTTATTTTTCAATCGTATCATTATATGTTCTGTTATGCTTATTACTTGAAAAACACACCCATTTGAAACCTCTACCTCATGACTTTATTTCTCTACGTTGCATAATGTCGTACTATGATtcattaattgttgttttttttcctACTCTAAATATAGTGGTTAGACATAGACATATTGTAATAATTTGTTCATAACAGAAATCAGTCGCCCTACCAGCTGTTATAGACTCAAAGgactctctccatcccaactaacattacatattttttattttaatttattccaaaTAAAATGTCACATTTATACATTAGAAAATTTTCCTctttaactaattaaatatttaactcTTTCACATCCACCTTTTATCTTTCTAAATTAAACATATTAATCAACAATTCTTAAAATAGTGTACTGACTAAGAAATGTATAATTTTAGCCGAAACAAACGAAATAGTATCTACTTAATTATagtactttttattattatgtttcTCTTTGAAATTATgctaaaaacttttttttttctttttttttccaataGCTGACTTTGTTCCATTTTCATTTAGTTGGTTTACGTGGCGGTCATATATACCACGATTCCCAGCAACTGTTGATTACGCGGCATTTAAATATCCACGACTTCCACCAAAGCCTCCATCTGCAATGCATGAATTTTGTACGGACATATCACGTGACATTGATTTTGTTAATGAGTAAGACTATACGCATGAATCACAATTAAATACTCCGTCCATTTTTctataattgagtcattttttcattttggaagTTCCttcataattgagtcattttcttgtatagtaacatttttctctctcttactttattttctctattttatttacgttgtactttattctttctactttatttactttctactttattcctactacttttttatctctcttacttttttatctatttatttaacacattcaacatctctttcttaaactccgtgccaaaattttttgcctcaactatgatGAAACGGAAGGAGTACACCTCTTGAAAGGAAAATTTTTGGCACGTTAATTTCTAAGTCGATTTATAGCAAACGAAGGAGTCGGATGCGGtatatttttttactacaaATGTACCGAACTTGCTTTTTTGTGGAAATCCGATTAATCTTGCTTAATCGGATTTGTGGATTTAGGATAAAACATCTCAGCGAGTGGCGATGTTTTAACTCGTGACCTCAAGGTCACCACAGCTCAGCACTGCTAACTATACTGCAACCAATCATCAATTACTAGTTAactttgaaatgaaaaaaataaagaactaataaaaaattaatatcgtGAATAACAGTCTCTACTCCATCCGTTTCTGAAATAATGTCCCATTCAGCCATTTAGAGGTGTCCGAAATTTAAAGTCACATTAACTTTTTTTCCATTCTAAATATTTGAATCTTATCATTCatctaactcattacactcatatTCCCTTCAtctcataagaatatgcattatTAATCCATCCAACAAGAATATACAATTTCTAAatttgaaaactcttttatctctaatgaggtggaatCCATTCTCCAGTAACAATATGTTAATTGTAAagtcaatatataaaagtgggatccaccttccactaacttatttctctattttttcatatagtcaaacaatttcttaaaacccgtgcctaGACAAAATTAAACTATAAATTACAAATGAAAGGAGTATTAAGGATTAGTAATTGAAGTGGCTTatgaaatactattattaatgaATCTCAAACTCCTAGCAAAATGCATCCGCAtaatatttattactactatttgtgAATCAATTTAATCCCCACggtaataaaattttcaaaattgtgaGCAAAACTTTATCCCACCACCACCAGATTATATGGAAAGTCCAAAGTCAACTTCAATTGTGTTACGTGAGAAAACATGAGTGTTCCAATCTTCTTCGCAACTGCGCATATCGTGGAGTGTTATTAACCAATCTTATCTTATCGctataataaaatgaataaagttGCATTCAAATTTACTATTATTTGGTTCGAATCTGAAACTGTTACAAATTTAGTGGATCGTAAACCCTCGTCTTAAATGGAATTGTATCGATTTAGGTCGGAAATAAATGGCGGAAATTGAGATGGaatcttatactccctccgttccttattaatagaggcatttcttttcagcacgaagtttaagaatagtgtgttaaatggatggtggaaaaagtaagagaggataaagtaagaaagataaaagataataaagtaagagtgagaattactttttgctaaaaatagaaatgactcaatcaacttgaaattttttaaaatagaaaaatgactctattaacatggaacggagagagtagtagTTTTGAATCTTTGATCCATCACGTATTTAAAAAAGCAACCTTGCACGTTAATATTACAAGacaaaatatttttacaaagaTTGTTACAAAGAGGTAGAATAATTGTAGATGAATCGGTATGCATCACCTTGTCAAATTAACACACGACTCTCTTGTTtattactctcttcgttccGTAGTAATGAAGACGTTTCTTTTTTGCACGGAGATTAAGagaattgtgttaggtgagttaagtaaatggagaataaagtggaaaatgaaaaagatagagagatgcattcttttattaaaaagggaaatgactctattactatggaacgtatcaatatggcaaaatgactctattattatagaacggatgaagtatttgGGTAAAAACTGAGCACAGTAAGTTTTCAATCTTATTTTAGAATATTCTATTGTGACTTTTGAAGTATAAGACCAGTAGCTGTACCTAACCGTTTAGTGTGAGTGCATTTGTATCTCATTCTTGCTCAAGAATTCAATTTCCACCAAATAATCTTCTATCAGGTTTGCTCACCGCTTCAATATTACTATCTCGATGCATACTTCTCTTAATTTCTGCTATTCTATGCTTGTTTCTTAATTTTTTGCTGCttcttttatttcaatcttCCCCAAACCTAGGTATTATATGCAAATCCCCAACTTTCATGCTCGAGATTGAGAGAAACCCCTTGTAAAAAAATGATGTATGCTGCTATGTATGTTGTGTATGCGATTAAACAGATTTATCAAGCCTTTGACTATTGTAAAAATGTTATCTTTATATATGTAGATGTTTGATTTGTGGATTCTTGGTTGGTGAATGAAAATAATGGAATCTGTATATTGATATTTGGTTTCAGCTTAGATAGGATTCAATTTGTTCCagcaattaaataaattttgtggATTTGATTATTGTGACAGAGCCATGAACGGTGACGGTTTGCAAGAGCGCCTGTTGAGCTCCGGAAATGAGCCGGAGGTTGATTTGAAGGAGAGAGTTTATGTGGAGTCCAAGAAACTATGGAGGGTTGCATTCCCCAGTGTCATTTCTCGAGTTTCTTCTTTTGGTACCATTGTAGTCACGCAGTCGTTTATTGGCCACATAAGCTCGGTCGATCTTGCTGGTTATGCCCTTGTTCAGACCTTGCTCGTGCGATTCGTGAATGGGATTCTGGTAATGCACTGTTTGCATCTTTGTTTATGATCAACATACTGTATGTTGTTACTAATTCTACTATTCAAGATTGATAATGTGCGTGATTCAGTGTTTTCATAAATATTATCAAGGgctttaggatatcccacactTCCAATCGATCTTACCGCTTTTATCTATTTAGGCTAATCCTCAGTAGTAAAATTGATTGTTCCGTGATTCCAAAATCTTTGTTTCGATACTATAACTGTGTGCTCCTTCATAATCATATCTTTGTTGGCAttattgtttgtgtttttcACTCTTTAGTTGTGCTGCAGATTGGAATGTCAAGTGCAACTGAGACTCTCTGTGGGCAAGCATACGGGGCGAAGCAGTACCACATGATGGGCATTTTCTTGCAACGGTCGTGGATCGTGGATCTTCTCTCAATGACTATATTATTGCCTCTCTTTCTCTTCGGAACTCCCATCTTTAGGCTACTTGGCCAGGAAGAGGATATTGCAGTGTCTGCCGGATATATTTCACTGTGGTTTATCCCCTTCAACTATGCCATTGTGTTTGCATTGACAATTCAAATGTATCTGCAAGCACAGCAAAAGAACAGGATCATAGCTTACCTGTCGGTTCTACAATTCGTAATCCACTTCCCTCTATCTTATCTATTCGTCTACATTCTCGAATGGGGGGTCGGGGGTGCTATGCTTGCACTAAACATGTCTCAGTGGGTCACCATTATTGGAGAGTTCATCTACATATTCGGTGGATGGTGCCCTGAGTCTTGGACAGGTTTCTCGACGGCTGCATTTAAGGACATATTCCCTGTGGTGAAACTCTCAATAGCCTCTGGCCTGATGGTTTGGTACATCCTTTCACCCTAAAATATTCGTGTTCAATTGTTTGTTTGGAGATGCAAGTGCCTGAAGTTTGACACATTCCATATAATTCTGATGAAAATTATTTACTCGTAGTTAGAACTAATGAATTATACTGGGAACACATACACATCTTTCTTTTATGTTTAGATGAGAGTCGGAAGCCTGGAAGTTGTGTGCATATTACATCATTTCCTTAAGAAAAGTGGTTCATAGAAGTGAGAGGGCATCGTTGTCATTGTTGAGTAACCGACTTAATAACACTTTTTTCGGTTATTTTTATAGCCTTGAGTTATGGTACTACGCCATTCTAGTCTTGGTAGCAGGGTACATGAAGAATGCTGAAGTTGCCATTTCTGCCTTCTCTATTTGGTGAGTGTTCGATTCAATAAATGTCTTGTTTTGGACTATGTTGTAATGATGGAAACTAAAAGTAGAGATTTGCAGCCTCAACATCAACGGATGGGAGTTCATGATATGCTTGGGCATTCTTGGCGCTGCATGGTACGCGCAAACTTATGGTTCAGTGTGAAGTCTTTTTATCACATAATACCCTCTCCCCTGTCTGAAAACTTGTTCACTGCTTGTATTTTATGTGCAGTGTGAGGGTTGCTAATGAGCTGGGAAGAGGAGATGCTAATGCCGTAAGATTTGCGATCAAAGTCCTTCTCGGTACCTCGGTTGTCATAGGTGTAGTTGTATGGATCCTGTGCTTAGTCTTTGGCAATCAACTTGGATACATGTTCACCCAAGAAGCCGCGGTTGCTGAGGCTGTATCGGATCTTGCAGTTCTCCTTGCTTTCTCAGTGTTGTTCAACAGCATATATCCCGTGTTCTCAGGTTCTTTTATGCGCTTCCAATTTTGTTGATTTCGTCTGCCATACAGTGCCGTTAGTCTTTTCTTGCCTAGTGAACACTAATtgttatgtatgtatgtatgtatgtatgtatgtatgtgcaTCAGGCGTGGCAGTTGGAGCAGGCATGCAGTCGACGGTAGCAATCATCAACGTGGTGTGCTTCTATATAATTGGATTACCAGTTGGGCTTGTGCTTGGATATGTCACTAGTCTCCAAGTAAAGGTATGCTAGTTCCAAAGTAAAGGCGAAATTGTTTTCGtggaagagaaaataaataaatcgatTTTTGTTGACACAGGGCCTGTGGATTGGAATGCTATGCGGTGTCGTCACGGAGACCATCGCGCTGTCGTTCATGATGTGGAGGACGAACTGGGACGAAGAGGTACTGAAGGCTTCGGCTCGCCTGAGAAAGTGGTACCTCAAATCTCCCAAGGAAGCTAATAATTCGGAACCTTTGCTAGCTTGAATTTTTCTGCAAAAGATGCAGTGGCtgttgaagatcatgaaacgtCTATCATTTTGGTGTTTCAGTAGGGATCAAAAGATCATCAtcatgtttttcttttcttccctTTACCTTTTCGATATTGTTTCAGAAATAATTAGAATTTTTTGGCTTTGGTAATTTTTATTCTGCAATCACTCATCGGGCCTTTTACAAATTActagtattccctccgtcccaactaagttggtaCAAACCTTTTGGgcaattaagaaattgtgttgaataaattatatgtaagtaaaataaaatagaaaagagaaaaaagtaagagagataaattgAGATTAAAGTAtataatgaaataaagtaagagtgattggatgtt
This portion of the Salvia splendens isolate huo1 chromosome 10, SspV2, whole genome shotgun sequence genome encodes:
- the LOC121750273 gene encoding protein DETOXIFICATION 25-like isoform X1, producing MIAMNGDGLQERLLSSGNEPEVDLKERVYVESKKLWRVAFPSVISRVSSFGTIVVTQSFIGHISSVDLAGYALVQTLLVRFVNGILIGMSSATETLCGQAYGAKQYHMMGIFLQRSWIVDLLSMTILLPLFLFGTPIFRLLGQEEDIAVSAGYISLWFIPFNYAIVFALTIQMYLQAQQKNRIIAYLSVLQFVIHFPLSYLFVYILEWGVGGAMLALNMSQWVTIIGEFIYIFGGWCPESWTGFSTAAFKDIFPVVKLSIASGLMVCLELWYYAILVLVAGYMKNAEVAISAFSICLNINGWEFMICLGILGAACVRVANELGRGDANAVRFAIKVLLGTSVVIGVVVWILCLVFGNQLGYMFTQEAAVAEAVSDLAVLLAFSVLFNSIYPVFSGVAVGAGMQSTVAIINVVCFYIIGLPVGLVLGYVTSLQVKGLWIGMLCGVVTETIALSFMMWRTNWDEEVLKASARLRKWYLKSPKEANNSEPLLA
- the LOC121750273 gene encoding protein DETOXIFICATION 25-like isoform X2 gives rise to the protein MNGDGLQERLLSSGNEPEVDLKERVYVESKKLWRVAFPSVISRVSSFGTIVVTQSFIGHISSVDLAGYALVQTLLVRFVNGILIGMSSATETLCGQAYGAKQYHMMGIFLQRSWIVDLLSMTILLPLFLFGTPIFRLLGQEEDIAVSAGYISLWFIPFNYAIVFALTIQMYLQAQQKNRIIAYLSVLQFVIHFPLSYLFVYILEWGVGGAMLALNMSQWVTIIGEFIYIFGGWCPESWTGFSTAAFKDIFPVVKLSIASGLMVCLELWYYAILVLVAGYMKNAEVAISAFSICLNINGWEFMICLGILGAACVRVANELGRGDANAVRFAIKVLLGTSVVIGVVVWILCLVFGNQLGYMFTQEAAVAEAVSDLAVLLAFSVLFNSIYPVFSGVAVGAGMQSTVAIINVVCFYIIGLPVGLVLGYVTSLQVKGLWIGMLCGVVTETIALSFMMWRTNWDEEVLKASARLRKWYLKSPKEANNSEPLLA